One Thalassotalea sediminis DNA segment encodes these proteins:
- a CDS encoding MurR/RpiR family transcriptional regulator has translation MSALIKIKAIQNSLSASEAKIASFVLKSSNAIRDLSSQELSSVIGISQSSVIKFTQKLGYKGYPAFKLAIIDALNSETNDPKLHGEITLKSSLPQISDVLLNSKVSVLTETKVLIEQESLEQAVKLITSANRILICGLGGSALVGKDFSYKLQKLGYSAYAEPDGHAQLAFVSTFKKGDLVFAISESGQTREIKSVTEQAKANNSSVISLTKYGSTPVSENADVKLYSIAEQESLRLSSILARTSQEFVIDILFIAITQSSSQGRKLLEKSNNAVKSFRES, from the coding sequence ATGTCAGCTCTTATAAAAATTAAAGCAATACAAAATTCGTTGTCTGCAAGTGAAGCTAAAATAGCGTCGTTCGTATTAAAGTCTTCTAATGCAATAAGAGACTTGTCTTCACAGGAATTATCCAGTGTTATCGGCATAAGCCAGTCAAGCGTGATTAAATTTACACAAAAATTAGGTTATAAGGGTTACCCCGCATTTAAGTTAGCCATAATAGATGCGCTTAATAGCGAAACGAATGATCCTAAGCTTCACGGAGAGATTACGCTCAAGTCAAGTTTGCCGCAAATATCTGACGTGCTGCTTAATAGTAAAGTATCGGTCTTAACTGAAACTAAAGTACTCATAGAGCAAGAATCTTTAGAGCAAGCGGTTAAATTAATTACCTCTGCTAATCGTATTCTCATTTGTGGACTAGGTGGCTCTGCACTGGTAGGTAAAGACTTTTCATATAAGTTACAAAAGCTTGGTTATTCAGCATATGCGGAGCCCGATGGTCACGCACAATTAGCCTTCGTTTCAACCTTTAAAAAGGGTGATCTTGTGTTTGCGATCAGTGAATCGGGGCAAACAAGAGAGATTAAGTCGGTAACAGAACAAGCCAAAGCCAACAACAGTTCTGTCATTTCTTTAACAAAATACGGTTCAACACCGGTTTCAGAAAATGCCGATGTAAAACTTTATTCAATTGCAGAACAAGAGTCGTTGAGACTTTCGTCAATTCTAGCCAGAACATCGCAAGAGTTTGTTATCGATATCTTATTTATTGCTATCACACAATCATCAAGTCAAGGACGTAAGCTGCTTGAAAAAAGTAATAATGCAGTAAAGAGCTTTAGAGAAAGTTAA